Within Triticum dicoccoides isolate Atlit2015 ecotype Zavitan chromosome 1B, WEW_v2.0, whole genome shotgun sequence, the genomic segment TGGCCGGTACATTTTCTTTGGCAGCATCAAAAATTCAATGTCTCCGATCTTGATAGCCATGGTGGGCTGGTTCGTCTCACCCATCATCCGCTCGCTCCTGCCCAAGATCCTTGCCGGCATCGGCTTCGACGCATCCAAGAAGCTCCAGGAGCTGGAGATCCACATCATCCCAGAGCTGAAGAAGACGCTGCAGGCCGTGGatcaggagaggatgatgcagagaGGGAATAGAGTGAAAACCGATTTGGACGCGCTGGACAAGATGGCCGCCATGCTCAGGCACGCTCTCGAGGACGCCGAAGACATCTTCGACGATGCTCAGCACAAGGTCGTGCTCGGGTGCTGGCATCACCTCTGTGGTGCTTTCACCTCTTGCATTGCCCGTTGTAAATGCTGCTGCGTCTGGATTGCACACGTCGTCCACACAAAATCTGGTCGGCTGCTGCAGTGGGCACGGGACATCTCCCTGTCCCTGTTCCTCCTGCGCAGGCCGGAGGAGCCTGTTTTGGTGAATGTCGGTGCTGCGGTGGTCTCAGCCGAGCCCGTTCAAGTGACTATCGATATTCCGGCCTCTGCTGCGGCCTCTGACGAGACTTATCCGGTGACTACTAGTTCAGAGGCCACCAATGACAATCCTGATTTGGCGACTACCGGTGCTCAGGCCTCTGATGATGCTGAGGCTTCCGGCGACGAGCCCGATCCGATGACTACACCCTCAGATTCCTTGTCGAGGCGGTGGCTCTCTTGCTTGTGCAGCTCGTTCGACTTGTTCAAGAACTCTTGTGCATCACTATACAACTGGTGGTTAGTTCATGTGTTTCAGGCTGCCTGCTTTTACAGAGACTGGTCATATCAAGTGGTTGGCATCAGAAAATGCCCGGTAATCACCCACTCCATTGCCTCTTCGTTTCATATGTATATGTGTACATGTGGAGGACGGGGCGTCGACCCGTTGGCTGGGCAGCTGAGGTTGCTGCCAGCCCACCCGAGTTCAAGTCCCGGCTTGGACGCGTGGTGCTCGTGGAGTTTCTCCTATAAATAAATGCCAACGAGGGTTAGCCCTTGGGTTGGTCGCTTTTTTTTATATGTGTACATGTGAAAGTTCTCCGTATATGCATGCATAAGAAAAAGACCCTTCTTTGAATTTTCTGTTAGTCTGAGTTCAAATTAAATCATATATTCATGGTGCGGGGACTGGGGACAAACATGTCATCTCATATGTATGCGCGTTCAAATAGCACTATAATACTTGTCTAAAGTGCTACAgacttgtatttgaaaaaaaatggGAGTATATGCACGATTACTTGTTCCACAAGTGCTCATCTGACGTTTTCCGATAAAGGACATTTCATTGAATTGATATATCAAGGTGATCTGACGTAAGTCAAAAAATTGTTGATTTGCGCCGTATTACCATGTTGTGTGCCTGTTAATGTTTTCCACATGTTCAGTTTTGTTTTATCAatgatttttgtattttttttctgcATGTCCATGTGCCAATTTTTGCTCCACCAGTGATATCTTATTTGTTCTGCATACTCACCTATCTCTAATAGATAAAATAGGTATGTGACTGACATACCCATCTGATATTTTGCTTCTTCCAGGAGAATGCCAGCTTATTTGATATATTAGATATATTACTTACTGCTATCTCAAGAGGGGAATTGAAGAAAAGAATACAGAAGGTAGAAAACACCGTCAGTGAAGTGAAGAGCTCATCACTCTTGGTTCTGGCACACGAAAGCAAACCAAATGATATTGCCAACAAAAACAGGAGACGACTTGGAGCTGCTAACAAGCGGGAGGTATTTGGTCGAGAGGTGCTGCGTGATAATATCATGGCAAGGCTGCGTGAGACACCACAGGGTGATGCTGCAAGCTCGAGGACTAGTCCATGTTACTCTGCGATTGGCATATATGGCGTTGCAGGGTCTGGGAAGACTACCTTTGCAGGATATGTTCGAGATTACATAAAGGAGGAATGCAAGGAGGAGAAACTTTTCGACACCATCATGTGTATTCATGTGTCAGAGACTTTCAGTGTGGAGGTTATATTTCAAGAAATGTTGAAGGATATTACCGGAGACAGTCACTCCAATATTTCAGATCATGGGGTTctaaacaaaaagttgaaggaagcATTGCATGGCAAACGTTTCTTGTTGATATTGGATGATCTCTGGGTGAAAAACAAGAATGACCAACAACTGGAGGAACTAATCTCTCCACTCAATGGTCGGTTGAAAGGAAGCAAAATCCTGGTGACGGCTCGAACAAAAGAAGCAGCTAGAGCTCTGTGTACCGATGAACTTATTGAAATGCCTGATTTGGATGAGGATCAGTACTTGGCGATGTTTATGCATTATGCTGGTAAAAGTATTGCCGTTAAAGAATTTGAACAAGTTGGGAGAGAGATTGCCAAAAAGCTACACCGATCACCTATTGCAGCAGTAACAGTTGCAGGACGGCTTGGGGCAAACCCAAATATCAGTTTTTGGAAAAATGTTGCAAAGCTTGACATGTTGAATGACACCATGGATGCTCTCTGGTGGAGCTATAAGCAGCTTAATCCAGACATAATGCGATGCTTTGAATTCTGCAATATTTTCCCCAGAAGATTCAAATTGGATAAACACGACTTAGTTGGCTTGTGGATAGCGCAAGGACTTGTAAAGACTAGTTGTCCAACAGAAGACATGGAAGATGTAGCTGAGGGCTACATTCAAGAGTTGGTTTCATGCTCATTTCTGCGACCAGATGATTACTCTGAAGAATGCTTTGCAATTCATGATCTGCTGCATGATTTATTAGCCAAGGTTGCTGGAAGTGATTGCTTCAGAATTGAGAACACATGGAGCCACATAGGAGAAGGCTGGAAGGGAGAAGTCCCTCGAGATGTCCGCCATCTTTTTGTTCAGAATTATGATGGGGAATTGATTACCAAGAAG encodes:
- the LOC119314785 gene encoding putative disease resistance protein RGA3 isoform X1, with product MSPILIAMVGWFVSPIIRSLLPKILAGIGFDASKKLQELEIHIIPELKKTLQAVDQERMMQRGNRVKTDLDALDKMAAMLRHALEDAEDIFDDAQHKVVLGCWHHLCGAFTSCIARCKCCCVWIAHVVHTKSGRLLQWARDISLSLFLLRRPEEPVLVNVGAAVVSAEPVQVTIDIPASAAASDETYPVTTSSEATNDNPDLATTGAQASDDAEASGDEPDPMTTPSDSLSRRWLSCLCSSFDLFKNSCASLYNWWLVHVFQAACFYRDWSYQVVGIRKCPENASLFDILDILLTAISRGELKKRIQKVENTVSEVKSSSLLVLAHESKPNDIANKNRRRLGAANKREVFGREVLRDNIMARLRETPQGDAASSRTSPCYSAIGIYGVAGSGKTTFAGYVRDYIKEECKEEKLFDTIMCIHVSETFSVEVIFQEMLKDITGDSHSNISDHGVLNKKLKEALHGKRFLLILDDLWVKNKNDQQLEELISPLNGRLKGSKILVTARTKEAARALCTDELIEMPDLDEDQYLAMFMHYAGKSIAVKEFEQVGREIAKKLHRSPIAAVTVAGRLGANPNISFWKNVAKLDMLNDTMDALWWSYKQLNPDIMRCFEFCNIFPRRFKLDKHDLVGLWIAQGLVKTSCPTEDMEDVAEGYIQELVSCSFLRPDDYSEECFAIHDLLHDLLAKVAGSDCFRIENTWSHIGEGWKGEVPRDVRHLFVQNYDGELITKKILALENLRTLIIYVVGGTPVEEKVIESICKRLPKLRVLAIAFTKKHFGMRKSNKLSVPKSIAQLKHLRYLAFRTDMLCSITLPRALTKLHNIQLLDFSGGRMLEFPFADLVNLRHMFCWPNLKFPNLGRLISLQTLPCFTVSNEQGYEIRQLRDLNKLQGRLRIKGLQNVKSKEEALEANLAAKERLTELSFEWDDDTRCSSEVEAEVLDGLCPPAGLQKLDIFGYRGSRYPDWMVGKQSGGPEGLRNLFLGGCSQLGPGPEFDAFPHLRVLEIYSCSWDSLLGNMEHLALLKVLHIVGCKNIRSLPTLPQSIEQLYLASCSDELTESCKTAGHPNWQKIEHIPRKDFL
- the LOC119314785 gene encoding putative disease resistance protein RGA3 isoform X3; protein product: MSPILIAMVGWFVSPIIRSLLPKILAGIGFDASKKLQELEIHIIPELKKTLQAVDQERMMQRGNRVKTDLDALDKMAAMLRHALEDAEDIFDDAQHKVVLGCWHHLCGAFTSCIARCKCCCVWIAHVVHTKSGRLLQWARDISLSLFLLRRPEEPVLVNVGAAVVSAEPVQVTIDIPASAAASDETYPVTTSSEATNDNPDLATTGAQASDDAEASGDEPDPMTTPSDSLSRRWLSCLCSSFDLFKNSCASLYNWWLVHVFQAACFYRDWSYQVVGIRKCPENASLFDILDILLTAISRGELKKRIQKVENTVSEVKSSSLLVLAHESKPNDIANKNRRRLGAANKREVFGREVLRDNIMARLRETPQGDAASSRTSPCYSAIGIYGVAGSGKTTFAGYVRDYIKEECKEEKLFDTIMCIHVSETFSVEVIFQEMLKDITGDSHSNISDHGVLNKKLKEALHGKRFLLILDDLWVKNKNDQQLEELISPLNGRLKGSKILVTARTKEAARALCTDELIEMPDLDEDQYLAMFMHYAGKSIAVKEFEQVGREIAKKLHRSPIAAVTVAGRLGANPNISFWKNVAKLDMLNDTMDALWWSYKQLNPDIMRCFEFCNIFPRRFKLDKHDLVGLWIAQGLVKTSCPTEDMEDVAEGYIQELVSCSFLRPDDYSEECFAIHDLLHDLLAKVAGSDCFRIENTWSHIGEGWKGEVPRDVRHLFVQNYDGELITKKILALENLRTLIIYVVGGTPVEEKVIESICKRLPKLRVLAIAFTKKHFGMRKSNKLSVPKSIAQLKHLRYLAFRTDMLCSITLPRALTKLHNIQLLDFSGGRMLEFPFADLVNLRHMFCWPNLKFPNLGRLISLQTLPCFTVSNEQGYEIRQLRDLNKLQGRLRIKGLQNVKSKEEALEANLAAKERLTELSFEWDDDTRCSSEVEAEVLDGLCPPAGLQKLDIFGYRGSRYPDWMVGKQSGGPEGLRNLFLGGCSQLGPGPEFDAFPHLRVLEIYSCSWDSLLGNMEHLALLKR
- the LOC119314785 gene encoding putative disease resistance protein RGA3 isoform X2 — translated: MVGWFVSPIIRSLLPKILAGIGFDASKKLQELEIHIIPELKKTLQAVDQERMMQRGNRVKTDLDALDKMAAMLRHALEDAEDIFDDAQHKVVLGCWHHLCGAFTSCIARCKCCCVWIAHVVHTKSGRLLQWARDISLSLFLLRRPEEPVLVNVGAAVVSAEPVQVTIDIPASAAASDETYPVTTSSEATNDNPDLATTGAQASDDAEASGDEPDPMTTPSDSLSRRWLSCLCSSFDLFKNSCASLYNWWLVHVFQAACFYRDWSYQVVGIRKCPENASLFDILDILLTAISRGELKKRIQKVENTVSEVKSSSLLVLAHESKPNDIANKNRRRLGAANKREVFGREVLRDNIMARLRETPQGDAASSRTSPCYSAIGIYGVAGSGKTTFAGYVRDYIKEECKEEKLFDTIMCIHVSETFSVEVIFQEMLKDITGDSHSNISDHGVLNKKLKEALHGKRFLLILDDLWVKNKNDQQLEELISPLNGRLKGSKILVTARTKEAARALCTDELIEMPDLDEDQYLAMFMHYAGKSIAVKEFEQVGREIAKKLHRSPIAAVTVAGRLGANPNISFWKNVAKLDMLNDTMDALWWSYKQLNPDIMRCFEFCNIFPRRFKLDKHDLVGLWIAQGLVKTSCPTEDMEDVAEGYIQELVSCSFLRPDDYSEECFAIHDLLHDLLAKVAGSDCFRIENTWSHIGEGWKGEVPRDVRHLFVQNYDGELITKKILALENLRTLIIYVVGGTPVEEKVIESICKRLPKLRVLAIAFTKKHFGMRKSNKLSVPKSIAQLKHLRYLAFRTDMLCSITLPRALTKLHNIQLLDFSGGRMLEFPFADLVNLRHMFCWPNLKFPNLGRLISLQTLPCFTVSNEQGYEIRQLRDLNKLQGRLRIKGLQNVKSKEEALEANLAAKERLTELSFEWDDDTRCSSEVEAEVLDGLCPPAGLQKLDIFGYRGSRYPDWMVGKQSGGPEGLRNLFLGGCSQLGPGPEFDAFPHLRVLEIYSCSWDSLLGNMEHLALLKVLHIVGCKNIRSLPTLPQSIEQLYLASCSDELTESCKTAGHPNWQKIEHIPRKDFL